One segment of Shewanella piezotolerans WP3 DNA contains the following:
- the pilB gene encoding type IV-A pilus assembly ATPase PilB, which translates to MPTTGLHLGLSTLFIRKNLLSEEQISSAISISRKKHTSLVSTIIQQQLISARTIAELCYEEYGTPLLDLNEFDVAAIPDEFLNRKLIEKHKCLPLFKRGNRLYIATSDPTNIAALEDFQFSAGLHAEAILVEDDKLSKALESVLEEDITSLDLSAIDEEALAGIEVTDTDKRDEEQGDGKDDAPIVIYINKILTDAIRKGASDLHFEPYEKRYRIRFRIDGILQEVSEPPVNLSGRISARLKVMSKLDIAERRVPQDGRIKMKMSRTKSIDFRVSTLPTIWGEKIVMRILDSSSAQLGIEKLGYEDDQRLMYEEMLAKPQGMILVTGPTGSGKTVSLYTGLNILNTAERNISTAEDPVEINLEGVNQVHINLKAGLTFASALRSFLRQDPDVVMVGEIRDLETAEIAIKAAQTGHLVLSTLHTNSAAETLTRLINMGVPGYNIASSVNLIIAQRLSRRLCQHCKTPEEIPTDELLKLGFSQTQIDTDITPYKPVGCEHCTAGYKGRVGIYEVMKMSDEIARTIMEGGNSLQILKQAKSQGMRDLRDSGLLKVTQGVTSIAEINRVTSF; encoded by the coding sequence ATGCCTACCACAGGTCTTCATCTTGGCTTATCTACTCTTTTTATTCGCAAAAACCTACTTAGCGAAGAGCAAATATCATCAGCTATATCTATTTCTCGTAAAAAGCATACCTCGCTAGTCAGCACCATTATCCAGCAGCAGTTGATATCAGCTCGAACCATTGCCGAACTCTGCTATGAAGAATATGGTACTCCTCTACTCGATCTTAATGAGTTTGATGTTGCAGCCATTCCCGATGAATTTCTCAATAGAAAACTGATTGAGAAGCACAAATGTTTACCGTTATTTAAGCGTGGTAACCGCCTCTATATCGCCACCTCTGATCCCACTAATATCGCCGCTTTAGAGGATTTTCAATTCAGCGCGGGTTTGCACGCCGAAGCTATTCTAGTTGAAGATGATAAGCTCAGCAAAGCACTAGAGAGTGTACTTGAAGAGGATATTACATCACTTGACTTAAGCGCTATTGATGAAGAAGCCCTTGCAGGCATCGAAGTTACCGATACCGATAAACGCGATGAAGAACAAGGTGATGGAAAAGATGACGCGCCTATCGTCATTTACATCAATAAAATTCTTACTGATGCCATTCGCAAGGGTGCATCAGATCTGCACTTTGAGCCTTATGAGAAACGCTACCGCATTCGTTTTCGTATCGACGGTATCTTGCAAGAGGTTTCAGAGCCACCAGTCAACCTTTCTGGCCGTATTTCAGCCCGCTTAAAGGTAATGTCCAAACTTGATATAGCTGAGCGCCGAGTGCCGCAAGATGGTCGCATCAAGATGAAGATGTCGCGCACTAAATCTATCGATTTTCGTGTCAGCACTCTGCCCACTATTTGGGGTGAAAAAATAGTGATGCGTATTCTGGACTCCTCTTCGGCGCAGTTAGGTATCGAAAAGCTGGGTTATGAAGATGACCAAAGGCTGATGTACGAGGAGATGCTGGCCAAACCCCAAGGGATGATATTGGTTACTGGCCCTACCGGTTCTGGTAAAACAGTATCTCTCTATACAGGGTTAAATATCCTTAACACTGCTGAGCGCAATATCTCTACCGCCGAAGATCCGGTGGAGATCAACCTTGAAGGCGTTAACCAAGTTCATATTAACCTTAAAGCGGGGTTAACTTTTGCCTCTGCGCTGCGCTCATTCTTGCGTCAAGATCCTGATGTGGTGATGGTCGGTGAAATTCGAGACTTAGAAACCGCTGAGATTGCCATTAAGGCTGCGCAAACCGGTCATTTAGTACTATCGACCTTGCATACCAACTCCGCTGCTGAGACTTTAACACGTCTAATCAATATGGGCGTTCCAGGCTATAACATTGCCAGCTCGGTTAACCTAATTATTGCTCAGCGGCTATCAAGGCGCCTATGCCAACACTGTAAAACCCCTGAAGAGATCCCAACGGATGAACTACTGAAGCTTGGCTTTAGCCAAACACAAATAGATACAGATATTACCCCCTATAAACCAGTCGGCTGTGAACACTGCACTGCCGGTTATAAAGGCCGTGTCGGCATCTATGAAGTGATGAAGATGTCAGATGAGATCGCCCGCACCATTATGGAGGGAGGGAATTCATTGCAAATTCTTAAGCAGGCTAAATCGCAAGGGATGCGAGATCTGAGGGATTCAGGTCTGCTAAAGGTTACTCAAGGTGTAACTAGTATTGCCGAGATTAATCGTGTTACCAGCTTTTAA
- a CDS encoding type II secretion system F family protein, which yields MATASSQLSKKRGAQKSQPKVVTYSWKGVNRDGRRTSGELRGVSSAEIRAQLKAQGVIPKNVRKKSAPLFKSEKKIKPMDIAMVTRQVATMLAAGVPIVTTLELLGKGHEKPKMRELLATIVNDVQSGIPLSEALRPHRLYFDELYVDLVAAGEHSGSLDAVFDRIATYREKSEALKSKIKKAMFYPASVVIVAVIVTALLLLFVVPQFETIFQGFGAELPAFTQIVVNLSRWLQSSWYIFVIAIIAAVWGFRRAHRNSQLFRDKIDEIILKIPLIGEILHKGAMAKFARTLATTFAAGVPLIDGLESAAGASGNAVYKKAVLNIRTEVMSGMQMNVAMRTTGLFPDMMIQMVMIGEESGSLDSMLNKVANIYEMQVDDAVDGLSSLIEPIMMVVIGTVVGGLIVAMYLPIFQLGNVVGGG from the coding sequence ATGGCTACAGCAAGCAGTCAATTATCAAAAAAGAGAGGCGCGCAAAAAAGCCAGCCAAAAGTTGTCACATACTCCTGGAAAGGGGTTAACCGCGATGGCCGTCGCACCTCCGGCGAACTTAGAGGAGTGTCTAGCGCTGAAATTAGGGCGCAACTGAAAGCCCAAGGCGTCATCCCCAAAAATGTTCGCAAAAAGTCTGCACCACTGTTTAAATCTGAGAAAAAAATCAAGCCCATGGATATCGCCATGGTTACCCGCCAGGTAGCTACCATGTTGGCTGCTGGCGTGCCAATTGTAACTACTCTTGAGTTACTCGGGAAAGGCCATGAGAAGCCTAAAATGCGCGAGTTGTTAGCAACTATCGTCAATGATGTGCAATCAGGCATTCCATTGTCAGAGGCGCTTCGTCCCCACAGACTCTACTTTGATGAACTGTATGTTGACTTAGTGGCCGCAGGTGAGCACTCCGGCAGTCTAGATGCAGTATTTGATCGTATTGCCACCTACCGTGAAAAATCAGAAGCGCTTAAATCAAAAATCAAAAAGGCGATGTTTTATCCAGCTTCAGTAGTTATTGTTGCTGTTATTGTAACTGCCTTATTACTGCTCTTTGTTGTACCGCAGTTTGAAACTATATTTCAGGGCTTTGGTGCCGAATTGCCTGCTTTTACTCAAATTGTCGTCAACTTATCTCGTTGGCTTCAATCCTCTTGGTATATTTTTGTTATAGCCATTATTGCTGCTGTTTGGGGCTTTAGGCGAGCGCACCGTAACTCTCAGCTATTTCGCGATAAAATTGATGAAATTATCTTAAAGATCCCTTTAATTGGTGAAATTTTACATAAAGGCGCCATGGCAAAATTTGCCCGCACCTTAGCAACCACCTTTGCCGCGGGTGTGCCACTGATTGATGGCTTAGAGTCTGCCGCCGGCGCCTCAGGTAATGCAGTGTATAAAAAAGCTGTACTGAATATTCGCACCGAAGTGATGTCGGGCATGCAGATGAATGTCGCTATGCGCACCACAGGACTGTTTCCTGATATGATGATCCAGATGGTGATGATTGGTGAAGAATCAGGCTCATTGGATAGCATGCTCAACAAAGTGGCCAATATTTACGAAATGCAGGTGGATGACGCAGTAGATGGCTTATCAAGCCTAATTGAACCTATTATGATGGTAGTTATTGGCACTGTAGTTGGTGGCCTTATTGTAGCTATGTACTTACCGATTTTCCAATTAGGTAATGTAGTGGGCGGAGGCTAG
- a CDS encoding prepilin peptidase — MTELITVFNQNLWLFVSLSFVFAAVIGSFLNVVVHRLPVMMKRDWQQECNHYLAEYKKPVFEQNEKALTAPIDEFPEKYNLVVPGSACPKCKTNIKPIHNLPIIGWLMLRGKCAACKNPISARYPIVELITGALVAFLAWHFGPTAEFVFSTILTFALVVLTGIDLDEMLLPDQITLPLLWLGLILNLSGTFVSMSDAIVGAAAGYLSLWSVFWAFKLLTGKEGMGYGDFKLLAVFGAWFGWQVLPLVILLSSLVGAIVGISLIAFKKLNQGNPIPFGPYIAAAGWIAMIWGESITQWYISTL, encoded by the coding sequence ATGACTGAATTAATTACCGTTTTTAACCAGAACCTTTGGCTCTTTGTCTCCCTTAGCTTTGTTTTTGCTGCAGTTATTGGCAGCTTTTTGAATGTGGTGGTGCACCGCTTACCGGTGATGATGAAAAGAGACTGGCAGCAAGAGTGCAACCACTATTTAGCTGAGTATAAAAAACCAGTATTTGAGCAAAATGAAAAAGCACTTACTGCACCAATCGATGAGTTTCCTGAAAAGTATAACTTAGTGGTACCAGGCTCTGCCTGCCCTAAGTGTAAAACCAATATCAAACCGATACATAACTTGCCGATTATTGGCTGGCTAATGCTACGCGGCAAATGCGCCGCTTGTAAAAACCCAATATCGGCGCGCTATCCAATAGTAGAGCTTATCACTGGCGCGTTAGTGGCTTTTCTTGCTTGGCATTTTGGCCCGACTGCAGAGTTTGTCTTCAGTACTATTTTGACCTTTGCTTTAGTGGTGCTCACTGGCATAGATCTCGATGAGATGTTATTGCCCGATCAAATTACTTTGCCACTTTTATGGTTAGGGCTAATCTTAAACCTAAGTGGTACTTTTGTGTCGATGTCAGACGCGATAGTGGGCGCTGCCGCGGGTTACTTAAGCCTTTGGAGCGTGTTCTGGGCATTTAAGCTGCTAACCGGTAAGGAAGGCATGGGCTATGGTGATTTTAAGTTGCTAGCTGTATTTGGCGCCTGGTTTGGCTGGCAAGTATTACCCTTGGTGATTCTACTGTCTTCACTGGTCGGCGCAATTGTTGGCATTAGCTTAATTGCATTTAAAAAGCTTAACCAAGGTAACCCTATTCCTTTTGGTCCCTATATCGCCGCTGCTGGCTGGATTGCCATGATATGGGGCGAGTCGATCACCCAATGGTATATATCAACGCTTTGA
- the coaE gene encoding dephospho-CoA kinase (Dephospho-CoA kinase (CoaE) performs the final step in coenzyme A biosynthesis.), with protein sequence MADFIVGLTGGIGSGKTTVANLFADLGVVLVDADIVAREVVSPGSEGLAAIVKHFGADILLSDGNLDRSKLRERIFDNDEERLWLNGLLHPLIRETMLKKCKEAQSNYVIMVVPLLFENGLDRLVQRTLLVDISPQLQQQRTMARDDVSAKQVQNIIGSQATRAEKLSKADDVIDNQGEISALKCKVDALNSLYLKICGNT encoded by the coding sequence ATGGCTGACTTTATTGTAGGCTTAACGGGCGGGATCGGCAGCGGAAAAACCACCGTAGCCAACCTTTTTGCAGATCTTGGCGTAGTGTTAGTCGATGCCGACATCGTCGCCCGCGAAGTGGTGAGCCCGGGTTCAGAAGGCTTAGCGGCTATCGTTAAACATTTCGGCGCAGACATCCTGCTCAGCGATGGAAATTTAGATCGCTCAAAACTCAGGGAGCGTATCTTTGACAACGATGAAGAACGTTTATGGTTGAATGGGTTACTGCACCCATTGATTAGAGAAACTATGCTGAAGAAATGTAAAGAAGCTCAATCAAATTATGTAATTATGGTTGTACCCTTGCTATTTGAGAATGGGTTAGATAGGTTAGTACAACGTACGCTTTTGGTGGATATTTCACCACAGCTACAACAACAAAGAACAATGGCAAGAGATGATGTCTCCGCCAAGCAAGTCCAAAATATAATAGGCAGTCAGGCCACAAGAGCCGAGAAACTGTCAAAAGCTGATGATGTCATAGACAATCAAGGAGAGATATCGGCGTTAAAGTGCAAGGTAGACGCACTAAATTCACTTTATTTGAAGATATGCGGTAATACTTAA
- the zapD gene encoding cell division protein ZapD gives MTDLIYEQPLNEKIRSYLRLEYLAEQLQANLDHDHQHRCFYPLFSLCELTERCDYRGEVLKDLDRQLFALSKWQSLPAINSEEVEAYIAKLSVAREVLQVSERPGQQIKQDRFLAALRQRFNMPGASCNFDLPQLHFWLAKSWEVRQAEYQEWMSQFACLLSPINLLLDLTRQTTEYNQLQATAGFYQGDSEQALSLIRVKLAAEQGCYPTISGHKNRYAIHFVQFDKQKHSDQSIQFELATCP, from the coding sequence ATGACTGATTTAATCTATGAACAACCGCTCAATGAAAAAATACGTAGCTATTTAAGGCTAGAGTATTTGGCTGAGCAATTGCAGGCTAATTTAGATCACGATCACCAGCATCGCTGTTTTTACCCATTATTTTCCCTATGTGAACTCACTGAGCGCTGCGATTATCGTGGTGAAGTGTTGAAAGATTTAGACAGACAGCTATTTGCACTGTCTAAATGGCAATCTCTCCCCGCAATTAATAGCGAGGAAGTTGAAGCTTATATCGCCAAGCTCAGTGTTGCTAGAGAAGTACTACAAGTATCTGAACGTCCAGGCCAACAGATAAAACAGGACCGCTTTCTTGCAGCCCTTAGGCAGCGCTTTAATATGCCTGGAGCAAGTTGTAATTTTGACCTACCACAGCTGCATTTTTGGCTAGCTAAATCATGGGAAGTTCGCCAAGCAGAGTATCAAGAGTGGATGAGCCAATTCGCCTGCCTACTATCGCCAATTAACTTACTACTCGACTTAACCCGCCAAACTACAGAATACAACCAACTACAAGCAACTGCAGGTTTCTATCAAGGCGATAGTGAACAAGCGTTATCACTCATCAGAGTTAAACTTGCTGCCGAACAAGGTTGCTACCCTACAATTAGCGGCCATAAAAATCGATACGCTATCCACTTTGTACAGTTCGATAAGCAGAAACATTCAGACCAATCGATTCAGTTTGAGTTGGCAACCTGCCCTTAA
- the yacG gene encoding DNA gyrase inhibitor YacG, with protein MPLTVKCPTCQTEVTWDETSKFKPFCSDRCKLIDLGDWAAEKNAIPVKPEFDPEMLDQLGYDEADFFMDDGSMDDKKQ; from the coding sequence ATGCCTCTAACCGTAAAATGTCCAACCTGCCAAACCGAAGTCACTTGGGATGAAACCTCTAAATTTAAGCCTTTTTGTAGTGACCGCTGCAAGTTAATTGATCTTGGTGATTGGGCTGCAGAGAAGAATGCCATTCCAGTTAAACCTGAGTTCGATCCAGAGATGTTAGATCAACTCGGTTATGATGAAGCGGACTTTTTTATGGATGACGGCTCTATGGATGATAAAAAGCAGTGA
- the mutT gene encoding 8-oxo-dGTP diphosphatase MutT: MNKQVHVAVGVIENSTQQILLAKRHAHLHQGDKWEFPGGKVEVGETTSQALIRELKEEVDLHVEMTTPMMEIHHDYGDKKVMLDIHWVRDFSGTAQGLEGQAVKWVAKQDLVNFEFPAANKAIVDKILATI, translated from the coding sequence GTGAACAAACAAGTCCATGTTGCAGTAGGTGTTATTGAAAACAGTACACAACAAATTCTACTCGCAAAACGCCATGCACACCTGCACCAAGGCGATAAGTGGGAGTTTCCAGGTGGCAAGGTGGAAGTCGGAGAAACAACCTCGCAAGCGCTAATCAGGGAGCTTAAAGAGGAGGTTGACCTTCACGTTGAAATGACTACGCCCATGATGGAGATCCACCATGATTATGGTGACAAAAAAGTGATGCTTGATATTCACTGGGTTAGAGATTTCTCAGGTACAGCTCAGGGGCTAGAGGGGCAGGCAGTTAAGTGGGTCGCTAAACAAGATTTGGTTAACTTTGAGTTTCCAGCAGCCAATAAAGCGATAGTCGATAAGATCTTAGCAACGATTTAA
- a CDS encoding M16 family metallopeptidase has product MAMASSITLTGCAATDIQSTPVDTGSFSVPAYQQLTLDNGLTIYLMPQTEVPLITVNATVRAGAVNDTTSGVAQVTAASLMLGAAGKTKLEIEQEVDFLGASLSSGAGKEGSYLSANFMAKDADVMLPLIQSVLLSPDFDAAEFDKLRQREIAGLGQSKESPRAVISRYYDKLIFADHPYGNATSGNSKSLAELNVSQLRAFHKSYYQPSNTAISVVGDFDAAKMKAKLQQLFASWKGSETISPLDLKQGLPKLDANKVLLVDKGDAVETTFLVGGMGISRDNPDFVGLTVVNTILGGRFTSWLNDELRVNAGLTYGARSGFSAYSAAGTFRISTFTKTATTKETIDLALKTYDRLWEQGLDQKTLDSAKAYVKGQFPPKYETSGQLAGLMSDMYLYGFDDAFINEFQAKVDGLTLQESKRLIDTYFPKDNLQFVIIGNAAKIAPIAKQYGSVKQVDIKDVGFGG; this is encoded by the coding sequence ATGGCGATGGCTAGCTCGATAACACTTACGGGTTGTGCTGCCACAGACATTCAAAGCACTCCCGTAGATACGGGTAGCTTTAGTGTGCCAGCATATCAGCAATTAACACTTGATAACGGCCTGACGATTTATCTGATGCCGCAAACAGAAGTGCCCCTTATTACGGTTAATGCCACGGTCAGAGCTGGAGCCGTAAACGATACAACTTCGGGGGTGGCGCAAGTCACCGCAGCGAGTTTAATGCTGGGAGCAGCAGGTAAAACTAAGCTAGAAATAGAACAAGAAGTAGACTTTCTAGGCGCTAGCCTTTCAAGCGGAGCAGGTAAAGAGGGGAGCTATTTAAGTGCCAACTTTATGGCGAAAGATGCTGATGTCATGTTGCCACTGATCCAGAGTGTGTTGTTATCGCCAGACTTTGATGCTGCAGAGTTCGACAAATTACGTCAACGTGAGATTGCGGGTCTAGGGCAATCGAAAGAGAGTCCAAGAGCAGTGATTAGTCGCTACTATGACAAACTCATTTTTGCTGATCATCCGTATGGTAATGCGACATCGGGTAATAGTAAGTCGTTGGCTGAATTGAACGTGTCGCAGCTGCGAGCTTTTCATAAGAGTTACTACCAGCCATCGAACACGGCTATCAGTGTTGTCGGTGATTTTGATGCTGCTAAGATGAAGGCTAAGTTACAGCAGCTGTTTGCCAGCTGGAAAGGCAGTGAAACCATTTCTCCATTAGATCTTAAACAAGGTTTACCAAAGCTTGATGCTAACAAGGTGTTGTTAGTTGATAAAGGTGATGCTGTTGAAACTACCTTTTTAGTTGGCGGTATGGGGATTAGTCGCGACAACCCTGACTTTGTTGGTTTAACAGTGGTTAACACCATCTTGGGCGGGCGTTTTACTTCATGGCTCAATGATGAGTTAAGGGTTAATGCGGGATTAACTTACGGCGCACGTTCAGGGTTTAGCGCATACTCTGCTGCTGGCACATTTAGAATTAGTACCTTTACTAAGACTGCGACGACTAAAGAGACCATCGACTTAGCACTTAAAACCTATGATCGTCTATGGGAACAAGGTTTAGATCAAAAGACTCTGGATTCAGCAAAAGCTTACGTTAAAGGCCAGTTTCCACCGAAGTATGAAACCAGTGGTCAGCTTGCGGGCTTGATGTCTGATATGTACCTATATGGCTTTGATGATGCGTTTATCAATGAGTTTCAAGCCAAAGTTGATGGCTTAACATTGCAAGAGTCGAAGCGTTTAATCGACACTTATTTTCCGAAAGATAACTTACAGTTTGTGATTATCGGTAACGCCGCCAAAATAGCACCAATTGCTAAGCAGTACGGTAGCGTTAAGCAGGTCGATATTAAAGATGTGGGCTTTGGTGGATAA
- a CDS encoding M16 family metallopeptidase, whose amino-acid sequence MKRYTKALLLSVGMLFTASAVQATEAKDIQSFTLDNGMKIMVLEDSSIPNANMYLFWKVGSRNEVPGITGISHFFEHMMFNGAKKYGPKMFDRTMEAAGGANNAYTTENLTVYTDWFPANAIETIFDLEADRIENLDINPEMVESERGVVASERLTGLENSNWRNLQEELKGAAFRAHPYSWSVIGHESDIAAWTLDDLVQYHKTYYAPNNAVVVIAGDVKLAEVKRLANQYLAPIPAQAPPREVKTVEPLQKGERRVYVQKASVSTPNVMLGYHVPATSNADYYALDLLSSILTTGNSSRMYQGLVDKQVAIEVETYMPMSFDPNLFYVMGVANPGITAVELEKGMIAEINRIGREGVTEQELEKVKNIKLMGFYHAMETINGKANTVGTYELFFGSYDKLFNAPQEYNKVTPADIQRVAQTYLKRSNRTVAVLAATEETDE is encoded by the coding sequence ATGAAGCGCTATACAAAGGCATTGTTACTGTCAGTGGGCATGCTATTTACAGCATCTGCTGTGCAGGCAACGGAAGCCAAAGATATTCAGAGTTTTACTCTGGATAACGGCATGAAAATAATGGTGTTAGAAGACAGCTCGATCCCTAACGCTAATATGTACCTATTTTGGAAAGTAGGTTCGCGTAATGAGGTGCCAGGCATCACTGGGATATCTCATTTTTTTGAGCATATGATGTTCAATGGTGCTAAGAAATATGGCCCAAAAATGTTTGACCGCACCATGGAAGCGGCTGGTGGTGCAAACAATGCTTACACCACTGAAAATTTAACTGTATATACAGATTGGTTCCCAGCCAATGCGATTGAAACCATTTTTGATTTAGAAGCAGATCGTATCGAAAATCTCGATATTAACCCTGAAATGGTTGAAAGTGAGCGCGGTGTAGTCGCATCAGAGCGTCTGACAGGTCTTGAAAACTCTAACTGGCGCAACCTACAAGAAGAGCTGAAAGGCGCAGCATTTAGAGCGCACCCTTACAGCTGGTCGGTGATTGGTCATGAGTCAGACATTGCAGCATGGACATTGGATGATCTCGTTCAATACCATAAAACCTATTACGCGCCTAACAATGCCGTTGTCGTGATTGCGGGCGATGTAAAACTTGCCGAAGTGAAGCGTTTGGCAAACCAATATTTAGCACCTATTCCAGCGCAAGCTCCTCCAAGAGAAGTGAAAACCGTTGAGCCGTTGCAGAAAGGTGAGCGTAGAGTCTATGTTCAAAAAGCGTCGGTGAGCACACCTAATGTAATGTTGGGCTACCATGTGCCAGCAACTTCAAATGCTGATTACTATGCACTTGATCTATTGTCGTCTATTTTAACCACTGGTAACAGCTCACGAATGTATCAAGGCTTAGTTGATAAGCAGGTGGCAATTGAAGTTGAAACCTACATGCCAATGTCTTTCGACCCGAACCTATTTTATGTGATGGGAGTGGCGAATCCAGGTATAACAGCAGTCGAACTTGAGAAAGGTATGATCGCTGAGATCAACCGTATCGGTCGCGAAGGTGTCACTGAGCAAGAGTTGGAAAAAGTTAAAAACATCAAATTGATGGGCTTCTATCATGCGATGGAAACGATTAATGGTAAGGCCAATACAGTAGGAACCTATGAGCTGTTCTTTGGTAGTTACGATAAGTTGTTTAATGCACCTCAAGAGTACAACAAAGTAACGCCTGCGGATATTCAACGTGTGGCGCAAACTTATCTAAAGCGTTCAAATAGAACTGTTGCTGTACTGGCTGCTACTGAGGAGACTGACGAATGA